The following proteins are co-located in the Ammospiza caudacuta isolate bAmmCau1 chromosome 20, bAmmCau1.pri, whole genome shotgun sequence genome:
- the ABR gene encoding active breakpoint cluster region-related protein isoform X1, with protein sequence MEPLSHRGLPRLSWIDTLYSNFNYGADEYDAEGNEEPKALPEGSETMPYIDESPTMSPQLSARGQDSGDGVSPTPADGLGTGGERDAGKGLEMRKLVLSGFLASEEIYINQLEALLLPMKPLKATATTSQPVLTLQQIETIFYKIQDIYEIHKEFYDSLCPKVQQWDSNVTMGHLFQKLASQLGVYKAFVDNYKIALETAEKCSQSNYQFQKISEELKVKGPKDSKESHTSVTMEALLYKPIDRVTRSTLVLHDLLKHTPADHPDYPLLQDALRISQNFLSSINEDIDPRRTAVTTPKGETRQLVKDGFLVELSEGSRKLRHVFLFTDVLLCAKLKKTAVGKHQQYDCKWYVPLADLVFPSPEESEHCPQVHVIPDHELEDMKTKISAIKSEVQKEKANKGQSRAIERLKKKMFENEFWLLLNSPAIPFRIHNRNGKSYLFLLSSDYERSEWREAIQRLQKKDLQAFVLSSVELQVLTGSCFKLRTVHNIPVTSNKDDDESPGLYGFLHVIVHSAKGFKQSANLYCTLEVDSFGYFVSKAKTRVFRDTTEPQWNEEFEIELEGSQSLRILCYEKCYDKTKLNKDNNEIVDKIMGKGQIQLDPQAVQTKNWHMDVIEMNGIKVEFSMKFTSRDMSLKRTPSKKQTGVFGVKISVVTKRERSKVPYIVRQCVEEVEKRGIEEVGIYRISGVATDIQALKAVFDANNKDILVMLSDMDINAIAGTLKLYFRELPEPLLTDRLYPAFMEGIALSDPAAKENCMMHLLRSLPDPNLITFLFLLEHLKRVAEKEPINKMSLHNLATVFGPTLLRPSEGESKAHLTLASDIWSHDVMAQVQVLLYYLQHPPISFSELKRNTLYFSTDV encoded by the exons ACTTCAACTATGGCGCGGACGAGTACGACGCCGAGGGCAACGAGGAGCCCAAGGCGCTGCCGGAGGGCTCGGAAACCATGCCCTACATCGATGAGTCGCCCACCATGTCCCCCCAGCTCAGCGCCCGCGGCCAGGACAGCGGGGACGGTGTGTCACCCACGCCCGCCGATGGCCTCGGCACAGGG GGCGAGCGGGATGCTGGCAAAGGCCTGGAGATGCGGAAGTTGGTGCTCTCCGGTTTCCTGGCCAGCGAGGAGATCTACATCAACCAGCTGGAGGCCCTCTTGTtg CCCATGAAGCCACTGAAGGCCACGGCCACCACGTCGCAGCCTGTCCTCACCCTCCAGCAGATCGAGACCATTTTCTACAAGATCCAGGATATCTATGAGATCCACAAGGAGTTCTACGACAGCCTGTGCCCGAAGGTGCAGCAGTGGGACAGCAATGTCACCATGGGCCACCTCTTCCAGAAGCTG GCCAGCCAGCTGGGCGTCTACAAGGCCTTTGTGGATAACTACAAAATCGCTTTGGAGACGGCAGAGAAGTGCAGCCAGAGCAACTACCAGTTCCAGAAGATCTCAGAG GAGCTGAAGGTGAAGGGCCCCAAGGACTCCAAGGAGAGCCACACGTCCGTCACCATGGAGG CGCTGCTGTACAAACCCATCGACCGGGTGACACGGAGCACCCTCGTCCTGCAC GATCTCCTCAAGCACACCCCAGCTGACCACCCTGACTACCCACTGCTCCAGGATGCCCTCCGCATCTCCCAGAACTTCCTCTCCAGCATCAATGAGGACATCGACCCCCGGAGGACAGCGGTCACCACCCCCAAGGGCGAG ACCCGGCAGCTTGTCAAGGATGGCTTCCTGGTGGAGCTGTCGGAGGGCTCAAGGAAGCTGCGGCACGTCTTCCTCTTCACCGAcgtgctgctctgtgccaagcTGAAGAAGACAGCAGTGGG gaagcACCAGCAGTACGACTGCAAGTGGTACGTGCCCCTGGCCGACCTGGTGTTCCCCTCGCCGGAGGAGTCGGAGCACTGCCCGCAGGTGCACGTCATCCCCGACCACGAGCTGGAGGACATGAAGACGAAGATCTCAGCCATCAAGAGCGAGGTGCAGAAGGAG AAAGCCAACAAGGGGCAGAGCCGCGCCATCGAGCGCCTCAAGAAGAAGATGTTTGAGAACGAATTCTGGCTGCTGCTCAACTCCCCTGCCATTCCCTTCCGCATCCACAACCGCAACGGGAAG AGCTACctcttcctgctctcctccGACTACGAGCGGTCCGAGTGGAGGGAGGCCATCCAGAGACTGCAGAAAAAGG ACCTCCAGGCCTTTGTCCTGAGCTCAGTGGAGCTGCAAGTGCTCACGGGATCCTGCTTCAAGCTGCGCACCGTCCACAACATCCCCGTCACCAGCAACAAGGACG ATGACGAGTCCCCAGGGCTTTATGGGTTCCTGCACGTCATCGTCCACTCTGCCAAGGGCTTCAAGCAGTCAGCCA ATCTCTACTGCACACTGGAGGTGGACTCCTTTGGCTACTTTGTCAGCAAAGCCAAGACCAGGGTGTTCCGGGACACCACGGAGCCGCAGTGGAACGAG GAGTTTGAGATTGAGCTGGAGGGCTCCCAGTCCCTGCGCATCCTCTGCTACGAGAAGTGCTACGACAAGACCAAACTCAACAAGGACAACAACGAAATTGTGGACAAGATCATGGGCAAGGGGCAGATCCAG CTGGACCCACAGGCCGTGCAGACCAAGAACTGGCACATGGATGTGATAGAGATGAACGGA ATCAAGGTGGAGTTCTCCATGAAGTTCACAAGCAGGGACATGAGCCTGAAGAGGACCCCGTCCAAAAAGCAGACCGGTGTCTTCGGGGTGAAAATCAGTGTTGTGACAAA GCGCGAGCGCTCCAAGGTGCCTTACATCGTGCGCCAGTGCGTGGAGGAGGTGGAGAAGAGGGGCATTGAAGAGGTTGGCATCTACAGGATCTCTGGAGTGGCCACTGACATCCAGGCATTGAAAGCTGTCTTTGATGCGA ATAACAAGGACATCCTGGTGATGCTGAGTGACATGGACATCAATGCCATCGCTGGCACGCTGAAGCTGTACTTCCGAGAGCTGCCCGAGCCCCTCCTCACTGACAGGCTCTACCCTGCCTTCATGGAGGGCATCG CTCTCTCAGATCCTGCTGCCAAGGAGAACTGCATGATGCACCTTCTCCGCTCGCTGCCTGACCCCAACCTCATCACCTTCCTCTTCCTGCTGGAGCACTTGAAAAG GGTGGCTGAAAAGGAACCTATCAACAAAATGTCTCTCCACAATCTGGCCACGGTTTTTGGGCCGACACTTCTGAGACCCTCAGAGGGGGAAAGCAAGGCGCACCTCACCTTGGCCTCTGACATCTGGTCCCACGATGTGATGGCCCAG GTCCAGGTCCTTCTCTACTACCTGCAGCATCCTCCCATCTCCTTCAGCGAGCTCAAACGCAACACACTTTACTTCTCCACGGACGTGTAG
- the ABR gene encoding active breakpoint cluster region-related protein isoform X2, which translates to MEEEEEAIGYLDKVLEDEDDSEPGTPTSPVSPFSAGDKGERDAGKGLEMRKLVLSGFLASEEIYINQLEALLLPMKPLKATATTSQPVLTLQQIETIFYKIQDIYEIHKEFYDSLCPKVQQWDSNVTMGHLFQKLASQLGVYKAFVDNYKIALETAEKCSQSNYQFQKISEELKVKGPKDSKESHTSVTMEALLYKPIDRVTRSTLVLHDLLKHTPADHPDYPLLQDALRISQNFLSSINEDIDPRRTAVTTPKGETRQLVKDGFLVELSEGSRKLRHVFLFTDVLLCAKLKKTAVGKHQQYDCKWYVPLADLVFPSPEESEHCPQVHVIPDHELEDMKTKISAIKSEVQKEKANKGQSRAIERLKKKMFENEFWLLLNSPAIPFRIHNRNGKSYLFLLSSDYERSEWREAIQRLQKKDLQAFVLSSVELQVLTGSCFKLRTVHNIPVTSNKDDDESPGLYGFLHVIVHSAKGFKQSANLYCTLEVDSFGYFVSKAKTRVFRDTTEPQWNEEFEIELEGSQSLRILCYEKCYDKTKLNKDNNEIVDKIMGKGQIQLDPQAVQTKNWHMDVIEMNGIKVEFSMKFTSRDMSLKRTPSKKQTGVFGVKISVVTKRERSKVPYIVRQCVEEVEKRGIEEVGIYRISGVATDIQALKAVFDANNKDILVMLSDMDINAIAGTLKLYFRELPEPLLTDRLYPAFMEGIALSDPAAKENCMMHLLRSLPDPNLITFLFLLEHLKRVAEKEPINKMSLHNLATVFGPTLLRPSEGESKAHLTLASDIWSHDVMAQVQVLLYYLQHPPISFSELKRNTLYFSTDV; encoded by the exons atggaggaggaagaggaggccaTAGGGTACCTGGATAAAGTGCTGGAGGATGAAGATGACTCTGAGCCGGGAACCCCCACCAGCCCCGTGTCTCCGTTTTCGGCCGGCGACAAG GGCGAGCGGGATGCTGGCAAAGGCCTGGAGATGCGGAAGTTGGTGCTCTCCGGTTTCCTGGCCAGCGAGGAGATCTACATCAACCAGCTGGAGGCCCTCTTGTtg CCCATGAAGCCACTGAAGGCCACGGCCACCACGTCGCAGCCTGTCCTCACCCTCCAGCAGATCGAGACCATTTTCTACAAGATCCAGGATATCTATGAGATCCACAAGGAGTTCTACGACAGCCTGTGCCCGAAGGTGCAGCAGTGGGACAGCAATGTCACCATGGGCCACCTCTTCCAGAAGCTG GCCAGCCAGCTGGGCGTCTACAAGGCCTTTGTGGATAACTACAAAATCGCTTTGGAGACGGCAGAGAAGTGCAGCCAGAGCAACTACCAGTTCCAGAAGATCTCAGAG GAGCTGAAGGTGAAGGGCCCCAAGGACTCCAAGGAGAGCCACACGTCCGTCACCATGGAGG CGCTGCTGTACAAACCCATCGACCGGGTGACACGGAGCACCCTCGTCCTGCAC GATCTCCTCAAGCACACCCCAGCTGACCACCCTGACTACCCACTGCTCCAGGATGCCCTCCGCATCTCCCAGAACTTCCTCTCCAGCATCAATGAGGACATCGACCCCCGGAGGACAGCGGTCACCACCCCCAAGGGCGAG ACCCGGCAGCTTGTCAAGGATGGCTTCCTGGTGGAGCTGTCGGAGGGCTCAAGGAAGCTGCGGCACGTCTTCCTCTTCACCGAcgtgctgctctgtgccaagcTGAAGAAGACAGCAGTGGG gaagcACCAGCAGTACGACTGCAAGTGGTACGTGCCCCTGGCCGACCTGGTGTTCCCCTCGCCGGAGGAGTCGGAGCACTGCCCGCAGGTGCACGTCATCCCCGACCACGAGCTGGAGGACATGAAGACGAAGATCTCAGCCATCAAGAGCGAGGTGCAGAAGGAG AAAGCCAACAAGGGGCAGAGCCGCGCCATCGAGCGCCTCAAGAAGAAGATGTTTGAGAACGAATTCTGGCTGCTGCTCAACTCCCCTGCCATTCCCTTCCGCATCCACAACCGCAACGGGAAG AGCTACctcttcctgctctcctccGACTACGAGCGGTCCGAGTGGAGGGAGGCCATCCAGAGACTGCAGAAAAAGG ACCTCCAGGCCTTTGTCCTGAGCTCAGTGGAGCTGCAAGTGCTCACGGGATCCTGCTTCAAGCTGCGCACCGTCCACAACATCCCCGTCACCAGCAACAAGGACG ATGACGAGTCCCCAGGGCTTTATGGGTTCCTGCACGTCATCGTCCACTCTGCCAAGGGCTTCAAGCAGTCAGCCA ATCTCTACTGCACACTGGAGGTGGACTCCTTTGGCTACTTTGTCAGCAAAGCCAAGACCAGGGTGTTCCGGGACACCACGGAGCCGCAGTGGAACGAG GAGTTTGAGATTGAGCTGGAGGGCTCCCAGTCCCTGCGCATCCTCTGCTACGAGAAGTGCTACGACAAGACCAAACTCAACAAGGACAACAACGAAATTGTGGACAAGATCATGGGCAAGGGGCAGATCCAG CTGGACCCACAGGCCGTGCAGACCAAGAACTGGCACATGGATGTGATAGAGATGAACGGA ATCAAGGTGGAGTTCTCCATGAAGTTCACAAGCAGGGACATGAGCCTGAAGAGGACCCCGTCCAAAAAGCAGACCGGTGTCTTCGGGGTGAAAATCAGTGTTGTGACAAA GCGCGAGCGCTCCAAGGTGCCTTACATCGTGCGCCAGTGCGTGGAGGAGGTGGAGAAGAGGGGCATTGAAGAGGTTGGCATCTACAGGATCTCTGGAGTGGCCACTGACATCCAGGCATTGAAAGCTGTCTTTGATGCGA ATAACAAGGACATCCTGGTGATGCTGAGTGACATGGACATCAATGCCATCGCTGGCACGCTGAAGCTGTACTTCCGAGAGCTGCCCGAGCCCCTCCTCACTGACAGGCTCTACCCTGCCTTCATGGAGGGCATCG CTCTCTCAGATCCTGCTGCCAAGGAGAACTGCATGATGCACCTTCTCCGCTCGCTGCCTGACCCCAACCTCATCACCTTCCTCTTCCTGCTGGAGCACTTGAAAAG GGTGGCTGAAAAGGAACCTATCAACAAAATGTCTCTCCACAATCTGGCCACGGTTTTTGGGCCGACACTTCTGAGACCCTCAGAGGGGGAAAGCAAGGCGCACCTCACCTTGGCCTCTGACATCTGGTCCCACGATGTGATGGCCCAG GTCCAGGTCCTTCTCTACTACCTGCAGCATCCTCCCATCTCCTTCAGCGAGCTCAAACGCAACACACTTTACTTCTCCACGGACGTGTAG
- the ABR gene encoding active breakpoint cluster region-related protein isoform X3, translated as MTEVLVQPEGSPGIGTGTGGERGVEEPEGKRAPNTGARLWGRVRSKLLRQKLDPQAVQTKNWHMDVIEMNGIKVEFSMKFTSRDMSLKRTPSKKQTGVFGVKISVVTKRERSKVPYIVRQCVEEVEKRGIEEVGIYRISGVATDIQALKAVFDANNKDILVMLSDMDINAIAGTLKLYFRELPEPLLTDRLYPAFMEGIALSDPAAKENCMMHLLRSLPDPNLITFLFLLEHLKRVAEKEPINKMSLHNLATVFGPTLLRPSEGESKAHLTLASDIWSHDVMAQVQVLLYYLQHPPISFSELKRNTLYFSTDV; from the exons ATGACGGAGGTGTTGGTGCAGCCCGAGGGAAGCCCCGGTATCGGTACCGGTACCGGGGGCGAGCGCGGCGTGGAGGAGCCCGAGGGGAAGCGAGCCCCGAACACGGGCGCCCGGCTCTGGGGCAGGGTGCGCAGCAAGCTGCTCCGGCAGAAG CTGGACCCACAGGCCGTGCAGACCAAGAACTGGCACATGGATGTGATAGAGATGAACGGA ATCAAGGTGGAGTTCTCCATGAAGTTCACAAGCAGGGACATGAGCCTGAAGAGGACCCCGTCCAAAAAGCAGACCGGTGTCTTCGGGGTGAAAATCAGTGTTGTGACAAA GCGCGAGCGCTCCAAGGTGCCTTACATCGTGCGCCAGTGCGTGGAGGAGGTGGAGAAGAGGGGCATTGAAGAGGTTGGCATCTACAGGATCTCTGGAGTGGCCACTGACATCCAGGCATTGAAAGCTGTCTTTGATGCGA ATAACAAGGACATCCTGGTGATGCTGAGTGACATGGACATCAATGCCATCGCTGGCACGCTGAAGCTGTACTTCCGAGAGCTGCCCGAGCCCCTCCTCACTGACAGGCTCTACCCTGCCTTCATGGAGGGCATCG CTCTCTCAGATCCTGCTGCCAAGGAGAACTGCATGATGCACCTTCTCCGCTCGCTGCCTGACCCCAACCTCATCACCTTCCTCTTCCTGCTGGAGCACTTGAAAAG GGTGGCTGAAAAGGAACCTATCAACAAAATGTCTCTCCACAATCTGGCCACGGTTTTTGGGCCGACACTTCTGAGACCCTCAGAGGGGGAAAGCAAGGCGCACCTCACCTTGGCCTCTGACATCTGGTCCCACGATGTGATGGCCCAG GTCCAGGTCCTTCTCTACTACCTGCAGCATCCTCCCATCTCCTTCAGCGAGCTCAAACGCAACACACTTTACTTCTCCACGGACGTGTAG